The Pseudomonas sp. R4-35-07 nucleotide sequence AGCCGAACAGCACGGCAGGGTCGAAGGTTTTGACCAGGGAAATGCCCGGCGTGATCGACCAGACTCCGTTGCCCGTCGGCAGGCTTTCCGGCAAGTAAAGGTTGTCGTTGTTGGGCTGCTTGACCAGTTTGATGCCAAACGGCTCTTTACCCGTCGGCGCCTTCACCCGTACCGATACCACCGCATCCGGCAAGGTGGGGGTTTCATCGAGGAATTTGTACGCCACGCCGAAGTTGACGTCGCCGATGGTCGGGTCGCGGGTGACGGAACCTTCCGAGGTGGCCGTGGCATCGTTGCCGGCGCCGCCGGACTGATAGGTCGAGTCGCGGTAGACCACCGGCACGTTCAGGTCGAACTGCCAGCGATTGTCGACGTTGTAGCGCCCGGTCAGGTCCAGGGTCCAACTGTCGGATTTGATCCGGTCCAGGTTGATGTTGCCGAGAAAGATCGAGTCCAGCGCGAGGAAGCCGTTGAGGGTCAGCTGGCGGGCGTCATAACGGGCATAGGTGACACCGGTTTCGAGGCTGAACTTGCCATTGCCGAAAAAGCCGCTGGCCTCATTGTAGAGGTTGCTCACGCTTTGCGCGGGGGCGGAATCGTCCTTGAGTGACTGGCCGTAGGAGCTGCCGCCACCGCCGGCACCACCCGATGCCGCAGCCGCGCCCGTGCCAGCGACGGTGGTAGCGCCCTTCTTGAAGTCGGCGGGGGATTTGGCCAGGCGCCTGGGCGCAGGCGTCTGCGGTTGATCTTCCACCTGGCGCACGCGTTGCTCCAGCACGGCCAGGGCCTTTTGCTGCACGTCGTAGCGTTGCTTGAGTTCCAGGAGTTCCCGCTTGAGGGTTTCGATATCGGCATCCGGTGCGGCATACAGCACGGAGGCGGGCAAGAGCGTACTTAAACAGATCACCGCGCGGAGCGATATCGATCGATGCATGAAATAAGCCGTCCTTTTTGATGCGTAAGTGTCGAGGGTCAGCGTAGTTCAATAACCGAGCGTGCGTAGGCCTTTGAGTTGATCCAGGTTGCAGTTCAACGCGCCGTTGTTCAAACCGTTATTGTTCATCACGACGTTGAGTTGGGTCATGTTGTTGACGAAGTTGCTATTGCCGGTCAGAACCGTCCCTTGCAGCACATTCCCGCCGCCGATCTGCTGCAGGCTGTTGCCTTGGTTGTGGTTGGCCTGGATCGCCATCTGCAAGCCGCCATGGTTGGCCGACACGCTGACATGACCTGCCGGGCTGTCGCCGCTGACGGTGCCGCCGGCCACCAATACCTGCCCGGACTGCACAATATTGGCAGGGGCAAAGCCGTCCTGGGTGACGTTGATGCCCACCGTGTTGTGGGCGGTGTTGCCATCGCCAGCGGTGCGCACGCTCTGGATCACACCCTGGCCACTGCCAAGGCCCGCGCCGCCGACCACATTGCCGGCGCCGATGTCCTGGTTGCTCCCAGCCCCCGCCGCGCCGGTGGTTTGTACGTAGAACTGCGGGGTGATGGTGGCCTTGTCGAGCTGCAGGCTGGCCTTGCCGGTGATGCTGTCGCCCACCGCATTGGTCCAGGTGCTGCTCATGACAATGCCAAAGCTGATGATTCGCCCCGGCATCACATAGCGGCCGCGCAGCTCGGCCATTTCCGAATCCTTGAGTTCGATCGGTTTGAAACCCGATGAAGCATAAGCGGGCATCGAGGCTGCCAGACACAAAACCGTCAGCCAACGGGAAGTGTTCATCTTTTGCTCCTGGAGCGTCCTGCTCCTTATTGCGCTTCTAGAAGAAGTCGCTCTGGATAAAACCGAAATCCATCAGCTCGGCGTCGCCTACGGGCCGGAACTCGTTCAACTGGTTCTTGGCGGTCAGCGGCGCAGGCGGGTCGAGCAACACGTTGGTCTTGTCGTAGCCTTCGCCCAATACGGCGAACACGATGCCATTCCAACCCTTGACGAAGTCATCCCGCGAATAGCGCTTATGGCCCAGCACCGGGTCGCCGATATACACCCAGTCCTTATCGGCCCGCTGCATCACCACGAAGTGCTTGTAGCCACGAATTTCCAGCAACACCACCACCGGGATTTTCACGGTTATCAGGGTGTCTGGCGCGATCTTGTAGCCCCGGGCACGCATGCCGATGCTTTCGAGGTAGCGCTTCATGTCCAGCATGGAAAAACCCTGGGTACGCACCAGGTCCTGATCGGCAGTGAGCAGCATGCCTTTGATGAGGTGATCTTCGTCGACGTCCAGCCAATAGGCCTGGCGCAGGATGGTGGCGAGTGCCGCGGCACCGCAGCTGAAATCGGTTTTCTGTTCCACCAGGTTGGCGAACCGGCGTTCACGGATGCTCTCGACCTTCTTGAAAATCACCGCACCGCCAGGCATGGCGGAGATCGCCATGGTGCCTGCCCACGCGGGGCCGGTGAGTAACATCAGGAGGGTGAGGGTCGCGAGGCGCATGATCGAATGACCTGTTGGACACTGGAATAAAAAGGGGCCTTGTTGCCAAGGCCCCGTTGGATCAGAAGCGCACGCCACTGGCGCAGACGCTGCAACCTTGGCCGATCGACAGGCTGTTGCTGCCTTGGTTGCCGGCGCCGGATTGCAGGTTCACACCCACGTTGCCGGAGTTGCGGTTAACCGAATTGTCGAGGCTGGCATTGTTGGACACGTATTGCGGTTTGCCATAGCCATGACTGCTGGTGGCGCTATTGAGGTAGCTGTTGTTGAGCGAGTTCTGCTCGGTGTTGGAAGCCGCTGCGATGTTCTTGCCGTCAGCGGTGGTGATCGCCAGGTTGTTTTTACCCTGGTTGCCTTGCCCGGCCTGGCCGTTGTAACCCACGTTACCGGAGTTGCCGTTCACCGAGCTGTCCAGTGAAGCGTTGTTTTGCGTGCCTTTGTTGACGAAATTGTTGTTGCTGCTGCCTTGATCCACATCGATCACCGCGAACACCGTGGCAAAGTCGCCTTTGGCACTGGAGATGGCACCGGCGTTGTCAGCCTGGTTGCCGGAACCCGACTGCACGTTCACGCCCACGTTACCGCTGTTGCCGGTGACCGAACCGTCGGCAGAGGCGTTGTTTTCGGTGTTGGTGTCGTCGAATTTGTTGTGCTGGCTTTTTTGCACATCAGTGACCACAGCGGCAACAGTACCGCTAGGTTGAGGCGCCGGATGCCAGCCACCCCCTGCTTGAGCGGCGGCAGCCATGAGCGCGGCGAGAGCGAAAACCAATGGTTTCAGAGCCATTTGAGGTTTCATGGTGTTTCTCCTTGCTTCTAATTAGTTGGGTTAAGTGTTGGTACGGTCCAGCCAGTGCTACCAAGCGTTCACTTGATAGTGATACCCAGGGTGTTAGCCACTCGGTTCCCCACCCCGGCACTCTGGTTCACCTGAATCACTCCTCGGCTGCCGGTGAAGGCCTGGTCGCTGGTCACGACCTGGCGGCTGCCAGTGGTGGGGGTGAGCCCTGAGTCGGTCAACTGCGTCGTGTTCTGTTGCAACAGGACGCTGTCATCGATGCTTTGCGGGCCAGGATTGAGACTGATCCGCACGGCATTGATCGATTGGTTATTGGCCCCGGCCGACTGGTTGATGCCCAGCACGCCGTTGCCGTTGCTGAAAGAGGTGCCCAGGATCGCCGCCTTGGCGTTCAAGGACGGGTCGACGTTGCCGTCGAGTTTCTGGATGTTGAGGTTGGTGGCCTGGCCGCCGAGGACAATGGCGCGGCTGTTGGACATCTGTTGCTGGTTACCGGCCGCCTGGTTGATCGACAGCACGCCTTCGTACTGGTTACCGCTGCCTTGGATCACGGCGGTGTTGTCGGCCATCGTCGACGCGCTGCCCAGCAGCGCCACCATCAGCACGAGGCGCTTCATCACTTGCCCCCCATCATGCTGCCGAGGTTATTCAAGGGGGTCATGCCGCGCTGGATCGAATCACTGATCTGCCCACCCATGCCGCTGCCCGCGCCGTGGCCGGCGGCTGCGCCGGTGCCCAGGGTCGACATGCCGTTTTGCGTGGCGCTCAAGCCCGCCTGATTACCGCTGGGCTGGAGGGAACGCGCAAGGCTCGAACCGCTGCGAATACCGTCGATGTCCACATCGCTGAGTTCGCCGGAAATGGCGCTGTTCACTTCTTTGCTGGGGTTGGCGTTGGCGGTGCTGGGGTAGGGGTCGGGAAGCGAGGTGCGCCCGTACATATGACCTTGCACGGTGCGCCCTGTCACGATCACGCCATCACCCGCCTGGCTCGGCAGGCTGATGCCAGCGCTGAGCACGCAACTGATCAGCAGTGCGTTTATCGAGGCATGAGTGAGTGCGTTCACGGCGGCAGTCCTTGTTATTCACGCTGACCCTAAACAGCGCTGTCAGGGAAAGAGCAGAAGGCGTGCCGCTTTTTATTTTTCTTCAGGATTCAGTGTGTTGCGAGTTGCGCTGGAGGATTGATCGGCTAGGGTGTTTCACGCGTGAGACAGTCGCCCTGCGGCGCGATATGCTCCGCCGCTCGCGCCAGTTGTATCACTGATGAAACAGTGCCCATGACAAAACCATGAATCCGCAGCCACTGGGCGATTCAGCGCAGTTGGGTGTTTCAAAAATGGACAGGTGGCCGCAGGCTCAGCCTTTGGGCGTTTTACGCGGAATGGAGTTGAGTACAGGGTTGCCATCCTGGTTCTGGGTCAGGTAGACCGGCAGCACCTTGGGCAGGGAAGGGATGAGGTTGTTGACCTCACTGAGGTTATAGATACCGCCAATGCGAATGGTCCCGGTGCCCGCGTCCGCCAGCATCGCGGGTTTGTCCAGGTAGCGGTTGATCAGCGGCAGGGCGTCGGCCAGGGCCAGGTTATCGAGCACCAGCTTGCCCGTGCGCCACGCCAGCGCGCTGTCATTGGAGTTGAAGGCCTGAACCTCGGGCGTGGTGTCGCCCTGATGATAGCTGGCCTGCATGCCAGGGCTCAGTTGCACGCCGGGGTGCAGGTTGTCACTGGAGATCTGTACGGAGCCTTCGAGCAGCATCACCCGGACCTTGTCTTCGTATTTCCAGACGTTGAACTGAGTCCCGGTCACCCGCACCTGGCCTTCCCCTGCGCGCACGATGAAGGGGTGGGCGCTGTCATGGCTGACCTTGAAAAACGCTTCACCCTTTTTCAGCGTAACGCGCCGCTGGTCCTTGTATTGGCTGTAGACCAGTTCAGTGCCCAGGTTCAACTCCACCTGGCTGCCATCGCCGAGGGTAATGTTGCGCAAACCGTTGACCGCTTCGAAACGCTTATAGGAACTGGGCAACCAGCCGGCTTCCCAGCCAGTGAACGCGGCCAGGGGTAGCGCGGCGAGGCAAATCGCGGCTGCGACCGCGTAGGTGCGCCAGCGCGAACGTGGCTTGAACGGTAGCACCAGGGGCGGCGCCGGGCTGCGGGGCAGGTGGTCGGCCACTTCCCAGATTTCCAGCATGGCGGCGTATTCGAAAGCATGCAGCGGGTGCGCATCGTGCCATTGGGTAAAGGCTTGACGCTCCGCCGCCGTGCAGTCGCCCGCATGCATGCGCATGCACCAATGCGCGGCGGCGTCGGTGATGGCGTCATACTCGGCTTCTGAAATCGGCTTGTCGGTCATTTACGCATCCTGATTTGGGCCATTCTAACCTCCCAGGCAGGACCGCGAGAACCGCCATCGTGGCAAATGCGCATCAATGAGAATGAATCTCTCTGAAGCGCATTGCGCTCGGGTCGGGGGTGGTGGCTTGTCAGGCCCCCGGATCCAACTCCCGGCCCAGATGGCTGATCAGGTAGGCGACCGAGTCGGCGTTGGTCAGGATCGTGTCGATGCGCTTGTTGGCGTCGCTCATGAAGATGGACCGGGCATCGGCCAGGGTTCGGGCACCGGTGGTTTTCAAGACCTTGTCCTTGAGGGGGCCAGTACCCTCTTCGCTGTCAAAGTCGTTCCATTGCTGGGTGAACTCGTCCAGGGTCTTGAACAACCGCATGGCCGGCGTCATGACCGACAGGGCGGTTTCACGCAGTTGGGTCAGGTCGGTCTTCATCAGAGCGCCGCCCTGGATCTGCACATTGATCAGGTCCGGGAACGGCCGCATGCTGTCGAGGTAAACCAAGTCTTCGGTCAAGGATCTCAGGTGCGTTATCTCGTGGATCAACACGGTCGCCCGCGCATGGGCCGAAATGTCGAACGGCAGAGTCAATCGATTTTGATAGGCGTCCATTTTGGGATCGAAGAACCG carries:
- a CDS encoding autotransporter outer membrane beta-barrel domain-containing protein — protein: MHRSISLRAVICLSTLLPASVLYAAPDADIETLKRELLELKQRYDVQQKALAVLEQRVRQVEDQPQTPAPRRLAKSPADFKKGATTVAGTGAAAASGGAGGGGSSYGQSLKDDSAPAQSVSNLYNEASGFFGNGKFSLETGVTYARYDARQLTLNGFLALDSIFLGNINLDRIKSDSWTLDLTGRYNVDNRWQFDLNVPVVYRDSTYQSGGAGNDATATSEGSVTRDPTIGDVNFGVAYKFLDETPTLPDAVVSVRVKAPTGKEPFGIKLVKQPNNDNLYLPESLPTGNGVWSITPGISLVKTFDPAVLFGSLSYTHNFEDSFDDISSEVNQKVGGKVRLGDSFQLGVGVAFALNEKMSMSFSVSDLIQRKSKLKPDGGDWQSVVSSDANAGYFNVGMTIAASDNLTIVPNLAIGMTDDAPDFTFSLKFPYYF
- a CDS encoding C39 family peptidase, which codes for MRLATLTLLMLLTGPAWAGTMAISAMPGGAVIFKKVESIRERRFANLVEQKTDFSCGAAALATILRQAYWLDVDEDHLIKGMLLTADQDLVRTQGFSMLDMKRYLESIGMRARGYKIAPDTLITVKIPVVVLLEIRGYKHFVVMQRADKDWVYIGDPVLGHKRYSRDDFVKGWNGIVFAVLGEGYDKTNVLLDPPAPLTAKNQLNEFRPVGDAELMDFGFIQSDFF
- a CDS encoding adhesin, which codes for MKRLVLMVALLGSASTMADNTAVIQGSGNQYEGVLSINQAAGNQQQMSNSRAIVLGGQATNLNIQKLDGNVDPSLNAKAAILGTSFSNGNGVLGINQSAGANNQSINAVRISLNPGPQSIDDSVLLQQNTTQLTDSGLTPTTGSRQVVTSDQAFTGSRGVIQVNQSAGVGNRVANTLGITIK
- a CDS encoding FecR family protein translates to MTDKPISEAEYDAITDAAAHWCMRMHAGDCTAAERQAFTQWHDAHPLHAFEYAAMLEIWEVADHLPRSPAPPLVLPFKPRSRWRTYAVAAAICLAALPLAAFTGWEAGWLPSSYKRFEAVNGLRNITLGDGSQVELNLGTELVYSQYKDQRRVTLKKGEAFFKVSHDSAHPFIVRAGEGQVRVTGTQFNVWKYEDKVRVMLLEGSVQISSDNLHPGVQLSPGMQASYHQGDTTPEVQAFNSNDSALAWRTGKLVLDNLALADALPLINRYLDKPAMLADAGTGTIRIGGIYNLSEVNNLIPSLPKVLPVYLTQNQDGNPVLNSIPRKTPKG